A genome region from Setaria italica strain Yugu1 chromosome III, Setaria_italica_v2.0, whole genome shotgun sequence includes the following:
- the LOC101755244 gene encoding ERBB-3 BINDING PROTEIN 1, which translates to MSSDDEVREEKELDLSSNDVVTKYKAAAEILNNALKLVVSECKPKAKIVDLCEKGDSFIREQTGNVYKNAKRKIERGIAFPTCVSVNNTVCHFSPLATDEAVLEENDMVKIDMGCHIDGFIAVVAHTHVITNGPVTGRAADVLAAANTAAEVAMRLVRPGKKNKDVTEAIQKVAAAYDCKIVEGVLSHQLKQFVIDGNKVVLSVSNADTKVDDAEFEENEVYAIDIVTSTGEGKPKLLDEKQTTIYKRAVDKNYHLKMKASRFIFSEISQKFPIMPFTARALEEKRARLGLVECMNHELLQPYPVLHEKPGDLVAHIKFTVLLMPNGSDKVTSHQLQELQPTKSIEDNAEIKAWLALGTKSKKKGGGKKKKGKKGDAAEPMEEATNGAPSQNNSDFWNCYL; encoded by the exons ATGTCGTCGGACGATGAGGTCCGGGAGGAGAAGGAGCTCGACCTCTCATCCAACGACGTCGTCACCAAGTATAAGGCCGCTGCCGAAATCCTCAACA ACGCTCTGAAGCTGGTTGTATCTGAATGCAAGCCAAAAGCCAAGATTGTTGACCTTTGTGAGAAGGGCGACTCTTTCATAAGAGA GCAAACTGGGAATGTCTACAAGAATGCAAAGAGGAAGATTGAAAGGGGCATTGCTTTCCCAACCTGTGTATCCGTTAATAACACAGTATGCCACTTCTCACCGCTTGCCACTGATGAGGCAGTTCTGGAAGAAAATGATATGGTTAAAAT AGATATGGGCTGTCATATTGATGGTTTTATTGCTGTGGTGGCTCATACTCATGTAATTACAAATGGGCCTGTCACGGGAAGAGCAGCGGATGTTCTTGCTGCTGCCAACACCGCAGCAGAAGTTGCAATGAGGCTTGTGAGACCTGGGAAGAAG AACAAGGATGTTACTGAAGCAATTCAGAAAGTTGCTGCTGCTTATGATTGCAAAATTGTTGAAGGTGTTCTCAGCCATCAGCTGAAACAATTTgtcattgatggtaacaaagtCGTGCTCAGCGTCTCCAATGCTGACACTAAGGTGGATGATGCTGAAtttgaagaaaatgaagtatATGCAATTGATATTGTTACCAGCACTGGGGAGGGAAAG CCCAAGTTATTGGATGAGAAGCAGACCACCATCTACAAAAGGGCTGTAGACAAGAATTATCACTTGAAGATGAAAGCATCAAGGTTTATTTTCAGTGAGATCAGCCAGAAGTTCCCTATCATGCCTTTCACCGCTAG GGCACTGGAAGAGAAACGTGCGCGCCTAGGCTTGGTGGAATGCATGAACCATGAGCTATTGCAGCCATACCCAGTACTTCATGAGAAGCCAG GTGATCTTGTTGCACACATAAAATTCACTGTGCTGCTGATGCCAAATGGATCGGATAAGGTTACATCACACCAGCTACAGGAGTTACAGCCGACAAAATCCATTGAAGACAATGCTGAGATAAAGGCATGGCTTGCTTTAGGGACGAAATCAAAGAAGAAGGGTGgtggaaagaagaagaaag GCAAGAAAGGAGATGCAGCAGAGCCTATGGAGGAGGCAACAAATGGTGCTCCAAGCCAGAATAATTCTGATTTTTGGAATTGCTACCTCTAG
- the LOC101755653 gene encoding late embryogenesis abundant protein EMB564, translated as MASGQESRQERDRKAREGETVVPGGTGGKSLEAQEHLAEGRSRGGQTRREQLGQEGYSEMGKKGGLSSNDASGGERAAAEGVDIDESKFTTKS; from the exons ATGGCGTCCGGGCAGGAGAGCAGGCAGGAGCGGGACCGCAAGGCCCGCGAGGGCGAGACCGTCGTccccggcggcaccggcggcaagAGCCTCGAGGCCCAGGAGCACCTAGCCGAAG GGCGCAGCCGCGGGGGCCAGACGCGGAGGGAGCAGCTGGGGCAGGAGGGGTACAGCGAGATGGGGAAGAAGGGCGGGCTGAGCTCCAACGACGCGTCCGGCGgtgagcgcgccgccgcggagggcgTCGACATCGACGAGTCCAAGTTCACCACCAAGTCCTAG
- the LOC101754843 gene encoding ran-binding protein 1 homolog a — protein MADKEPVAERPGAAEEEEDASAAAAAGEEEDTGAQVAPIVRLEEVAVTTGEEDEDVLLDMKAKLYRFDKDGNQWKERGTGTVKLLKHKETSKVRLVMRQAKTLKICANHLVVSSTKMQEHAGSDKSCVWHAVDFADGELKEEMFAIRFGSVENCKKFKDLIDEIAESLTKNEGKENEDSSSTAGLLEKLSVSESKSEESVKAESTESGKEAESKAGATPSE, from the exons ATGGCCGACAAGGAGCCCGTCGCCGAGCGCCCCGGGGccgctgaggaggaggaggacgcctccgccgccgccgccgcgggggaggaggaggacacggGCGCCCAGGTGGCCCCCATCGTGCGGCTCGAGGAGGTTGCCGTTACGaccggcgaggaggacgaggatgtTCTCCTCGACAT GAAGGCGAAGCTCTACAGGTTCGACAAGGACGGCAACCAGTGGAAGGAGAGGGGCACTGGCACCGTCAAACTCCTGAAGCACAAGGAGACAAGCAAGGTCCGCCTTGTCATGCGCCAGGCCAAAACGCTAAAGATCTGCGCCAATCATCTCG TGGTCTCGTCCACGAAGATGCAGGAGCATGCCGGCAGCGACAAGTCCTGCGTTTGGCATGCTGTGGATTTCGCTGACGGTGAGCTTAAGGAGGAGATGTTTGCTATCCGGTTTGGCTCCGTAGAGA ACTGCAAGAAGTTTAAGGACTTGATTGATGAGATTGCTGAGTCGCTTACAAAGAATGAAGGCAAGGAAAATGAAGACAGTTCATCCACTGCGGGATTGCTGGAGAAGCTCAGTGTGAGTGAGAGCAAATCTGAGGAAAGTGTGAAGGCAGAATCAACAGAATCTGGCAAGGAGGCAGAAAGCAAAGCTGGGGCAACCCCATCTGAGTAG